GCCATCGAATAGTTGTGCAGTTTTCTAATTTCTTTGATTCGTTTGCCAGCTGCGATTAAATCAATATCCAAATTTATACCTCCTAAAACTCTTTCTTCTACTATATCATTTTATTAATAATAGGTGTACCGTTTTTTTTTCATTTTGTTCTTGTTTTTACTTCTGTGTAATGTTATAGTTTTTATACCGAAATATATTCAATTTCTCTGGTTTGGTTAATTGTAAATCGTACTATAAAAGTTAATGTATACAATTTTAAAAACAATGAAAGAGGTTAATTTTTCTATCTTATTTTTTAAATTAAGTATACCATAATTTATTCATTCTTTTAAAGGAGGAACAAAAAAATGAGAAAAATTAGTAAAATAGAGGAACAAAAAAATCATCTGCTATATCAATTTTTAGAAAAGTTAAATAAAGAAATTCCATGTCAAGAGAGCAAGCAAAAGATAGAAGAGTGCTGTGTTCAGCAATATAAGTTATTGGTAAATATGTCTTTCAGTGCAAATATTTTATACAAAGGACTAGATTACGCGAGTCAGTTGTATACACATATCGCTAACATTGAATATGCCCGATTATCTAAACTAATCATAAAACAAAATTTTGATAAACAACGAACAGAAGATATACTAAAAAGGTTGAAAAAAGCGAAAAAAGAGCTACTTCTATATTCTCCAATAGCAAAAGAATCTAAAGGGATGGACATTTTTTATGGATTTACTGGTGGAAATAGAAAAAAATATAAAGCAAATCGGAATGCAATAAGTCAAATGTATGTCGAAATAAAATTGGAATCTGAGAAAAACGTATATCGATACATTAGAGATACCTATGCAAGAAAGATTCAAAAAATAAAAGAGAAGAGGGAATATGCACGTTGGTTGATAAAGAGCTATACATGGCGTTAACTTATCCTCTCATAAGTAAGATACGCATAATGCTATATTTTTCATTTATAAAACAGGACTAATGTGTTTGAGCATGTAATATCATTTTTTGTAAAGAAGCCTTTTTTCATTCTTTAATCAAAGATAAACATAGGGGATTTTTGGATTTACTATGTAAATTGTGCTGAGAGTCTTTGCATCGGAAGTGATGAAGGGAAGGTGCTTATCTATGGAAACCATGCAGTTGTTGTGCAATATCGGCTGTGTTTCATAGTAATTTCATCTTATTTTCAAAGAAGCTACTTTCGTTTCGCCGTTCATTTGTGTCTTCTTTTTGTGAGACAGCATAACATTAAGTACAGGAATTTTAATGATTCAAATGTCCATTTTACCCCTAAAAAAATAAATAATAATGAAAAACAATGAATTTTGCGTATATTCTTTATGTTCATTGTTTTTTTTGTTGAACTTTCGATAATCAGATAGAGGGATTAAGTTTGTGGGAAGTTTGCTTGGAATGATGATATTTATTAAAAATGGGGGTTACGTGATGGAGTATACAAAAATTCTTGACTTTGAATCAAAAAAATTACTTGAACTTTTTACATTGTTAAAATCTACGAATAAGGAATGCTCATTAGAAAAGCTTTCAAAAGAGCTTGCAGTTCATCCAAAAACGATTTTGAGATACTTAAAAAAACTTCAAAGGTTATTTAAGCGCTATTATTTAAATAACCAATTGACTATTCGCACTAGAATGGGAAGTAAAATTTATTTAGAAAGAGAGAACGATTTATGTATAGAGAATTTTCGCACATACTATTTAAATAGCTTACCTGAAATTATATTTTTAAAATCGATTATTGAAGGTACGGAATTTGAAACCCATGCGTTTATAAAGGAGATTCAGATTAGCGATTCTAGCTTGCGAAGACGAGTGAAAAAGGTTAGTTCATGGCTGAATGATATAGGGCTTCAAGTAAAAAGAGGATCACATGAACTGGTTGGTGAAGAAATGCAAGTTCGAGCGTTTGTTTACGATTTTTACTGGTTTGTCTATCAAGGAACAGCCACATCCTTTTTATGCCAACAAAAAAAGAAAATAAATAGAATAGTTGCTCGCTTAATCCATTTTTTCCAAATTCAAATCAATGATCTTCAAAAGGAGTCGTTTTCTTTGTTCATTGAAATAGCTGTTTGGCGGTATAAAAAAAGGAATACCATAAAGTTAAAAGAAGATTGGCATCAATACTTAAAAAATAGTTCTTTATATTCTCAATTTGTTGAAACAATGAAAGATACTGAAGTCCTTGAAGTGTTGAGTTTGGACGAGTTATCCTATTTATATTTACTTATACAGGCAAAATTTTTACCCTATTTTAGTTTAAACCTGCAAATTTATCTCATTCAAGAGCACTACTTAAAGAAAACAACGTGTTATAAAAACACATTAATAGTTACTAATAAATTCAAACAGGTGTTTTGGGAAAAAGAATTTGATTACTCTAAAGAAACGATAGTCGCTTTTTTAGGGTTTCACCTATATTATGAATTATTTTCAGGTTCCTATTTTGAAAGGATTCAATCCATTGAATTTTTGAAGAAGAAATACCCTAGATTCACAGCAAAATTTGAAGTTGGGGTGAATGAATTAGTGGAAAAAAATTTGACGCACCAACTAATACCTAAGGAAATAGTATTCTACCGCTTTTTTACAATTATGAGTTCATTGATTTCCCCTGTATATAACGAAAAAAAGATATTTATTTGTGTAATGACGGACTTTACTATTGAAAAGGAAAAAGAACTTGGGCAAAGAATTATTAGTTTTTTTCAAAATAAAAGAAATATAGCAGTTGTTTATGCCCGAACGACCGCATCAATTTCATATGCAGATATTATTCTGACAACCGTTTTTTATCAAATGCTAAGTCAAAAAAGTGCCCAAATTGTTATTCTCATAGAGCCTTACTTTTCTGACGACATTTTTTTTCAAATTGAAAATAACATAAAAAGTGCAGGTTTGTGAGCCCTTTCATGAAAGTGTGGTAAAATAAATAAGAATTACAATTTTAGGAGGTCTTCTAATGAAACAGATTCAATTGGGAACAAGCGAATTACAAGTGGCATCAGTCATTTTAGGGTGTATGAGAATAAATAGCGCCGAAAATCCTACAAAAGTCATTGAAACTGCATATGAAAACGGCATTGATTTTTTTGACCATGCAGATATTTATGGCGGAGGAGAATGTGAAACCATTTTTGGAAAGGCATTAAAAGAAACGTCTATCAAAAGAGAACAAATTATCATTCAAACGAAATGTGGTATTCGCAAAGGGATGTTTGATTTTTCTAAAGAACATATTATTGCTTCTGTTGAAGAGAGTTTAAAGCGATTAGGTGTAGATTATGTAGACACGCTATTGCTTCATCGACCAGATACATTAGTTGAACCAGAAGAAGTAGCCACAGCTTTTGATCAGTTGGAAACACAAGGCAAGGTGAAGTATTTCGGAGTTAGCAATCAAAAACCAATGCAAATTGAGTTGCTGAAAAAGTCAGTCGAACAGCCTTTAGTAGCAAACCAATTACAATTTGGCATTAAACATACTGGAATGATCGATCAAGGGATTCACGTAAATATGACTGATGAAGTTAGTAATGATCGAGATGGTAGTATTTTAGAGTATTCGCGTTTAAATCAAATGACCATTCAAGCGTGGTCACCTTATCAATATGGTTTTTTTGAAGGTGTTTTTATTGGAAATAAGCAATTTTCTGATTTAAATGCTGTTTTAGATAGAATTGCTGAAAAACATAATAGTACTGCAACAGGATTAGCGACAGCTTGGATTTTAAGACATCCTGCCAACATGCAAGTAATTGCAGGAACAATGAATCAAGAACGGATTAAAGAGATATCTGCTGCCTCTGATATTGTATTAAGTCGAGAGGATTGGTATGAGATTTATCGAGCAGCTGGAAATATTCTACCTTAATTTACAAAAATGAATCGTTTTTTTCACATATTATTCATAAAGGATTTGTAATATAAACCTATAGAAAAATTCATTTGTGTGTGAATTCCTAATAGAAAAGAGACTCTTCTTAGTGTGTGGAAAAGTCTCTTTATGTGTTTAAATGATTGAACCTAAGTTTTTGAGAAGGAATTTTTTTGCATTAAAAATTTACATTTTAGGAAACGTTCGTTCATATTTTTTTCACATATTCCTTGTATTATAAATACATAGAATAATAACAGTTAATTATTTCATTTTGTGTGAACTCCTAATTAACCCACTCTGAGTGTGCAGAGTGGGTTTTTCTTTGTTTGTAATTAACTTTACGAACTTTAGTTCCTTCCTACTGCAAAGTTGACAGTTTTTTGTTAAAATGAAGAGGAAACCAGTTTGGTGAAGATAAGGAGAAAAAGAATGACAAAAAACAAGTTATTATTAGTTGATGGGAATAGTGTGGCGTTTAGAGCCTTTTTTGCTTTACATAATTCCTTGGAGCGTTTTAAAAATAAAAATGGGCTGCATACCAATGCAATCTATGCCTTTAACAATATGTTTGAAAATGTTATGACAAAAGAAAATCCGACGCATGTTTTGGTAGCCTTTGATGCAGGTAAAACAACTTTTAGAACAGAGTTTTACCCAGAGTACAAAGCGGGCCGCTCAAAAACGCCTGGTGAATTTAAAGAACAAATGCCTTATATTCGTGAATTATTAACTGGTTTAGGTGTGAAATACTATGAATTAGATAATTATGAAGCGGATGATATTATTGGAACATTGGCTACTAAAGTTCCTAAAGATGAGTTCGATGTGGTTGTATTGTCTGGGGATCGCGATTTGACTCAATTGGCAACTGATTCGGTTAAAGTGGATATTACCATCAAAGGTGTTAGTGACATAGAATCTTATACACCAGCGTTTGTGGCTGAAAAATATGATGGACTAACGCCTAATCAAATCATTGATATGAAAGGTTTAGCTGGAGATACGTCCGATAATATTCCCGGTGTAACGAAAATCGGTGAAAAGACTGCGATCAAATTATTGAAAGAATATGGCTCGGTCGAGGGTGTCTACGAAAACATCGATAACATGAAGCAAAGCAAAATGAAGGAAAATCTAATCAATGATAAAGAACAAGCCTTTATGTCGAAACGTTTAGCAACAATCAATGTAGATTCTCCAGTGAAAGTTAATATTGAAGATCTGAAATACGAAGGGAAAGATTTAGAAAAATTGATTCCATTTTATAAAGAAATGGATTTTAAGCAATTCTTGAGTAAACTAAACGTTGAAGAAGAATCTGTTGAATTAGAAGATGTTCATTTTGATGTAGTCGATACATTTACAGAAGAGATGTTTTCTGATGATATGGCGTTATATGTTGAAATGCTAGAAGATAATTATCATACCTCTCCAATCGTTGGTGTTGCATGGGGAACAAAGAAAAAAATCTATACAACGAATAGTTTGGAATTATTTGAAAGTCAACCCTTTGTAGACTGGGTGAAGTCAGATAACTATAAGAAAAAAGTGTATGATGCAAAACGCACATATGTCTCGCTTAATCGCTATGTTGGTAAGCCTGAAGGGATCACATTCGACGTTTTATTAGCTGCTTATTTATTAGATACAAATGATAATAGTGCAGATATTGAAGGTGTGGCCCAACATTACGGCTACACAGATATTCATTCGGATGAAACCGTCTATGGAAAAGGCGCCAAAAAAGGCTTGCCAGAAGATGATGAAGCATTTTTCAACCATCTTGCGCGAAAAGTCAAAGCGATTCATTTTCTTTCAGAAAAACTTGATGCGGAACTTGTGGAAAAAAATCAAGCTGATTTATTCTATAAAATGGAATTGCCACTTTCAAAAATATTAGGAGATATGGAAATTACTGGAATTCGGGTAGATGCCAACCGATTGAAAGAAATGCGTATTGAATTTTCAGATCGTCTTCAAGAAATCGAACAAAAAATTTACGCTGAAGCAGGAGAAGAATTCAATTTAAATTCACCAAAACAATTGGGTGTGATTTTGTTTGAGAAAATGGGTTTACCTGTGATTAAAAAGACAAAGACTGGTTATTCAACGGCAGTGGATGTATTAGAACAATTAAAAGAACAAGCACCGATCGTTGAAGATATTCTAGTTTATCGTCAAATTGCCAAAATCCAGTCAACCTATGTTGAAGGGTTGTTAAAAGTGATTCAACCAGATGACAAGATTCACACACGGTACGTTCAAACCTTGACACAAACAGGTCGTTTAAGTTCTGTTGATCCCAATTTACAAAATATTCCAATTCGCTTAGATGAAGGTCGGAAAATTCGTCAAGCGTTTGTACCTCGAGAAAAAGATTGGATGATTTTTTCATCTGACTATTCTCAAATCGAGTTACGTGTTCTTGCTCATATTTCTGATGATCAGCATTTAAAAGAAGCGTTTATTGAAGGGCAAGATATTCATTCCAGTACGGCAATGCGAGTATTTGGTATCGAAAAAGCAGAAGATGTGACGCCAAATATGCGTCGTCAAGCCAAAGCAGTAAACTTTGGAATCGTATATGGAATCAGTGATTACGGCTTATCACAAAATCTAGGAATTACTAGAAAACAAGCACAAGAATACATTGATACCTATTTTGAAAAATATCCAGGTGTAAAAAAATATATGGAAGATATCGTTCGTGATGCCAAAGATAAGGGGTTTGTAGAAACGCTGTATAATCGTCGCCGCTATTTGCCAGATATTAATTCCCGCAACTTTAATCTGCGTTCTTTTGCGGAACGAACAGCAATCAATACGCCAATCCAAGGGAGCGCCGCAGATATTTTGAAAATTGCAATGATTAATATGGCTCAACGCTTGAAAGAAGAAAATATGCAGGCGACAATGTTGCTTCAAGTGCACGATGAACTTGTTTTTGAAGCACCAGAATCAGAATTAGACAAATTAAATGCATTAGTCAAAGATGTCATGGAAAATGCGGTTGCCTTACATGTGCCGTTGATTACTGATAGCAGCTGGGGCAAAACATGGTACGAAGCGAAATAGTTCGTTAAAATAATTTGAAAAAGACTGGCTGAAGGAAAGAGTTTTAAATACTTTTCGCTTCAGTCTTTTTCTTCTAAGGAGAGATGAAAAATTGCCTGAATTACCAGAAGTTGAAACAGTCAGAAAAGGGCTAGAACAATTAGTTGTTGGAAAGACAATTAAAGAAGTCACGGTTTTATGGCCGAGAATTATTGAAGCACCAGAATCGGAAATGTTTGCCCAACATTTAATTGGTCAAACCATTGAAAAAATGGAGCGTCGGGGAAAATTTTTAATTTTTAAATTGACAAACTACGATCTGATTTCTCATTTAAGAATGGAAGGAAAATATGAAACCCATGATGTAGAAGATGAGCGTGCCAAACATACTCATGTTATTTTTACTTTTACCGATGAGACTGAGCTGAGGTATCTTGACGTTCGGAAATTTGGTCGAATGGTTTTGGTAGAGAAAAATCAAGGAAATGCATATAAAGGAATCTTAGCATTAGGTCCAGAACCAATCCCTTCAGAATTCAAATTACCTGAATTTCGGAAAGGATTAAAAAAGCATCATAAAGCAATTAAGCCCTTGTTGTTAGACCAACGTTTAGTAACGGGGTTAGGAAATATTTATGTAGATGAAGCTTTATGGGAAGCGAAAATCCATCCAGAACAACCGGCAGATACATTAAAACCTAAGGAAGTAGAACGGTTATATTATGCCATTATTGATGTATTAGGACGCGCTGTAGAAGCGGGAGGTACGACTATTCGTAGTTATCTAAATGCATTAGGAGAAGCAGGAACCTTCCAAATTTCTTTAAATGTCTATGGGCAAAAAGACAAGCCATGTCCACGATGTGCCACACCTATTAAAAAAATTAAAGTTGCTCAACGTGGTACACATTTTTGTCCTAAATGTCAAACCTTGAAAGTGAGGAACTGATTTATGGGAATGATCCTTGGATTAACTGGAGGTATTGCTACTGGGAAAAGTACAGTTATAGCTATTTTTAAAGAGTTTGGTTTTCCAATTGTAGATGCTGATATTATCGCTAGGGAAATAGTTGAACCAAATTCAAAAGGACTGGAAGCGATTATTGAAAATTTTGGTTCAACGATGATTCAATCCGATGGTTATTTAGATCGTAAAAAGCTAGGGAGTCTAGTATTTTCTGATGAGCTGAAAAGAAAAAAGTTAAATGAAATACTTTCTCCTTTTTTAAGAGAAGAAATCACTCGACAAGTTGAGGTGAAAAAGAAACAAGCAGCGTTGGTGATTGTAGATATTCCTTTGTTATATGAAGGCGGGTATGATCTAATGGTTGATCAAGTGGCCGTAGTTTATACGCCTGAGGTAATTCAATTGCCGCGATTGATGAAACGAGATGGATTGTCAGAAAATGAAGCTAAAAAAAGAATCAATAGCCAATTATCAATTGAAGAGAAGAAAAAAAAAGCTGATATTATCTTTGATAATCAAGGGAGTCAAGAGAACTTACGCCAGCAAGTAATTGACTGGTTGAAGCAAAAAAAGTTTATAAAATAAACAGACTATTCTACTTCCATGTGACTGGGATATGACTCACAGAGTTATGGCCCAGTCCCTTGTTTTTTTATAGATATATTCCTTTTAATGGTGATGATTCAGTCAAAGGAGTTATAGCAATTAAAAGTTATGATTCATTTCATTAACAAGTAATATCTAATGTCTGGTTTCTTAATCATTTCATGTTATAATATGGATAGTTGATTAAAATAAAAATAATAAAACGAGGTGAACACTATGCGTTGTCCAAGATGTCATCATAATAATTCACGAGTCATTGACAGTCGCCAAGCCGATGATAGTCGCGCAATTCGTCGTCGTAGAGAATGCGAAAATTGCAATTATCGCTTTACAACATTTGAACGAATTGAAGCAGCACCGTTATTGGTAATAAAGAAAAATGGAGACAGAGAAGAATTTAATAGAGAAAAAATATTACGTGGGCTTATTCGCTCTGCTGAAAAACGTCCAGTTGCGATGGAACAAATGGAACAAATCGTTGATAATGTTGAAAACCGCGTACGCAGTTTAGGCGAAAATGAAGTTTCAACAACTTTAGTTGGTGAATATGTAATGGAAGATTTAGTTAATTTGGATGAAATTGCTTATATTCGATTTGCTAGTGTCTACCGTCAGTTTAAAGATATGAGTGTGTTTTTAAAAGAATTGCAAGGTATCGTAGACAAAGCGAAATCATCAACTAATGAATAAGGAGGTCTTTTTCCTTGGAAAACAATTGGAAAGACGTCCATCCTAAAAGTCTTTTTCAAGTAGCTATTTCGTCACCTTTGTCAGATAAAGAACAAGAAATATTGACACTTTTATACCAACCGATTATTGGCTCAGAAGCGTTTAGCTTATATTTGACTTTACTATCAGAAGTTGACGAGAAAGGTCTTAGCGATTCCTTGTTTCATGCGGACTTGATAACCATGATGGATAAGAGTATCAAACAGATTGAAGCGGCCAGAATTAAACTTGAAGGGATTGGCTTACTATCAACCTTTGTTCAAAAGGATTCTGAGCTTGGGACCCGATTTTTATACCGGTTAAATCATCCTGAATCTGTTGAACGTTTTTTCAAAGATGAAGTACTGACATTAACGCTTTTGAACAGTGTAGGACAAAGAAAGTTAGATAAATTGTTTGACCGATTGAAGCCCAAATTCATTAATTTAACAGGTTTTGAAGAAGTTTCTGCTGGATTTAAAGATGCATATGTATTCAAAGAAGAGCAAATTATTTCTCAAAGTGAACAGTTAAGTAGAATAGAGGAATCTTTCAAGGAAACACGACCAGTTCAAAAGTTAAGTGCAGTCAGTGAAGGTTTTGATTGGGCATATTTTATTCAAGGAATCGAAAAAATTGGCATTCAACTGCCAGATAATGCTGCTGGATTTAAAGAAGAAGTGTTCATTTTTCATAATTTATTTGGAATAACAGAATTAGACATGGTTGATTTCTGTTCAAAATCATTTGATTATTACACGAGTAAGATTGATGTAAAAGAGTTTGAAAGAACGATTTATCGAACCTATGACCCAGATAAAAAACAAAAACGAAGCGAGTTTCAAAAAAATGAATCGGTGGATTTATCTTCGGAAGATCAGCAAACCTATCGCTATAACTCATTAAAAATGAATGGATTTTCAACGCAAGATATTCAGATGATTATGGATAGTGAAAATAATTTCCCATTAAATTACTTAGAAGCGTTGAAAAATGGACGTGGTGGGTATACGACCCCTCAAGAGCGTTCTTTAGTCAAATATTTAGTGAGTAAATCCGGCTTACCAAATAGTGTGATCAATATTTTGATTAATTATGTGTATAATATACAAAAACAGCCTACCCTAAAAGCTGACTATGTTAACCGAATTGCTAATGAATGGGCTCAAAGTGAAATATTATCACCGGAAAAAGCAATTGAACATGTCCGAGAAATAGCCAAAAAAGGCAA
The DNA window shown above is from Enterococcus sp. 4G2_DIV0659 and carries:
- a CDS encoding helix-turn-helix domain-containing protein, with product MEYTKILDFESKKLLELFTLLKSTNKECSLEKLSKELAVHPKTILRYLKKLQRLFKRYYLNNQLTIRTRMGSKIYLERENDLCIENFRTYYLNSLPEIIFLKSIIEGTEFETHAFIKEIQISDSSLRRRVKKVSSWLNDIGLQVKRGSHELVGEEMQVRAFVYDFYWFVYQGTATSFLCQQKKKINRIVARLIHFFQIQINDLQKESFSLFIEIAVWRYKKRNTIKLKEDWHQYLKNSSLYSQFVETMKDTEVLEVLSLDELSYLYLLIQAKFLPYFSLNLQIYLIQEHYLKKTTCYKNTLIVTNKFKQVFWEKEFDYSKETIVAFLGFHLYYELFSGSYFERIQSIEFLKKKYPRFTAKFEVGVNELVEKNLTHQLIPKEIVFYRFFTIMSSLISPVYNEKKIFICVMTDFTIEKEKELGQRIISFFQNKRNIAVVYARTTASISYADIILTTVFYQMLSQKSAQIVILIEPYFSDDIFFQIENNIKSAGL
- a CDS encoding aldo/keto reductase: MKQIQLGTSELQVASVILGCMRINSAENPTKVIETAYENGIDFFDHADIYGGGECETIFGKALKETSIKREQIIIQTKCGIRKGMFDFSKEHIIASVEESLKRLGVDYVDTLLLHRPDTLVEPEEVATAFDQLETQGKVKYFGVSNQKPMQIELLKKSVEQPLVANQLQFGIKHTGMIDQGIHVNMTDEVSNDRDGSILEYSRLNQMTIQAWSPYQYGFFEGVFIGNKQFSDLNAVLDRIAEKHNSTATGLATAWILRHPANMQVIAGTMNQERIKEISAASDIVLSREDWYEIYRAAGNILP
- the polA gene encoding DNA polymerase I, which produces MTKNKLLLVDGNSVAFRAFFALHNSLERFKNKNGLHTNAIYAFNNMFENVMTKENPTHVLVAFDAGKTTFRTEFYPEYKAGRSKTPGEFKEQMPYIRELLTGLGVKYYELDNYEADDIIGTLATKVPKDEFDVVVLSGDRDLTQLATDSVKVDITIKGVSDIESYTPAFVAEKYDGLTPNQIIDMKGLAGDTSDNIPGVTKIGEKTAIKLLKEYGSVEGVYENIDNMKQSKMKENLINDKEQAFMSKRLATINVDSPVKVNIEDLKYEGKDLEKLIPFYKEMDFKQFLSKLNVEEESVELEDVHFDVVDTFTEEMFSDDMALYVEMLEDNYHTSPIVGVAWGTKKKIYTTNSLELFESQPFVDWVKSDNYKKKVYDAKRTYVSLNRYVGKPEGITFDVLLAAYLLDTNDNSADIEGVAQHYGYTDIHSDETVYGKGAKKGLPEDDEAFFNHLARKVKAIHFLSEKLDAELVEKNQADLFYKMELPLSKILGDMEITGIRVDANRLKEMRIEFSDRLQEIEQKIYAEAGEEFNLNSPKQLGVILFEKMGLPVIKKTKTGYSTAVDVLEQLKEQAPIVEDILVYRQIAKIQSTYVEGLLKVIQPDDKIHTRYVQTLTQTGRLSSVDPNLQNIPIRLDEGRKIRQAFVPREKDWMIFSSDYSQIELRVLAHISDDQHLKEAFIEGQDIHSSTAMRVFGIEKAEDVTPNMRRQAKAVNFGIVYGISDYGLSQNLGITRKQAQEYIDTYFEKYPGVKKYMEDIVRDAKDKGFVETLYNRRRYLPDINSRNFNLRSFAERTAINTPIQGSAADILKIAMINMAQRLKEENMQATMLLQVHDELVFEAPESELDKLNALVKDVMENAVALHVPLITDSSWGKTWYEAK
- the mutM gene encoding DNA-formamidopyrimidine glycosylase — translated: MPELPEVETVRKGLEQLVVGKTIKEVTVLWPRIIEAPESEMFAQHLIGQTIEKMERRGKFLIFKLTNYDLISHLRMEGKYETHDVEDERAKHTHVIFTFTDETELRYLDVRKFGRMVLVEKNQGNAYKGILALGPEPIPSEFKLPEFRKGLKKHHKAIKPLLLDQRLVTGLGNIYVDEALWEAKIHPEQPADTLKPKEVERLYYAIIDVLGRAVEAGGTTIRSYLNALGEAGTFQISLNVYGQKDKPCPRCATPIKKIKVAQRGTHFCPKCQTLKVRN
- the coaE gene encoding dephospho-CoA kinase (Dephospho-CoA kinase (CoaE) performs the final step in coenzyme A biosynthesis.) encodes the protein MGMILGLTGGIATGKSTVIAIFKEFGFPIVDADIIAREIVEPNSKGLEAIIENFGSTMIQSDGYLDRKKLGSLVFSDELKRKKLNEILSPFLREEITRQVEVKKKQAALVIVDIPLLYEGGYDLMVDQVAVVYTPEVIQLPRLMKRDGLSENEAKKRINSQLSIEEKKKKADIIFDNQGSQENLRQQVIDWLKQKKFIK
- the nrdR gene encoding transcriptional regulator NrdR, whose translation is MRCPRCHHNNSRVIDSRQADDSRAIRRRRECENCNYRFTTFERIEAAPLLVIKKNGDREEFNREKILRGLIRSAEKRPVAMEQMEQIVDNVENRVRSLGENEVSTTLVGEYVMEDLVNLDEIAYIRFASVYRQFKDMSVFLKELQGIVDKAKSSTNE
- a CDS encoding replication initiation and membrane attachment family protein, with protein sequence MENNWKDVHPKSLFQVAISSPLSDKEQEILTLLYQPIIGSEAFSLYLTLLSEVDEKGLSDSLFHADLITMMDKSIKQIEAARIKLEGIGLLSTFVQKDSELGTRFLYRLNHPESVERFFKDEVLTLTLLNSVGQRKLDKLFDRLKPKFINLTGFEEVSAGFKDAYVFKEEQIISQSEQLSRIEESFKETRPVQKLSAVSEGFDWAYFIQGIEKIGIQLPDNAAGFKEEVFIFHNLFGITELDMVDFCSKSFDYYTSKIDVKEFERTIYRTYDPDKKQKRSEFQKNESVDLSSEDQQTYRYNSLKMNGFSTQDIQMIMDSENNFPLNYLEALKNGRGGYTTPQERSLVKYLVSKSGLPNSVINILINYVYNIQKQPTLKADYVNRIANEWAQSEILSPEKAIEHVREIAKKGKEQKQTRQRYGQNNRVIRQETLPDWVDNPIEEKKLSPERQAELERELRELLNEEGD